A single region of the Montipora capricornis isolate CH-2021 chromosome 13, ASM3666992v2, whole genome shotgun sequence genome encodes:
- the LOC138029072 gene encoding alpha-1,2-mannosyltransferase ALG9-like, which translates to MAARRQKSSSSTTGSKSILGSARSTDIDLEKKLASCDDQSVWSPRPYTIFKLLLSARFCSAFLSNISDCDETFNYWEPMHYLTFGTGFQTWEYSPKYAIRSYAYLLLHAIPGKLQIQLFEANKVLVFYFLRFVLSIICAACETYFYRGIMKQFGNHVARIAIVFMLFSTGMFISAAAFLPSTFAMYMAYLSYGGWFSGNYVVAVLATAAGSLIGWPFSAVLGVPIAWDILMRQGRVVYFLELCLISSIVFLGPLVYIDSFYYGKTVIAPLSIVLYNVFGKGGPTLYGVEPWTFYFLNGFLNFNVVFPLALLSLPVCVFVKLIIVQTRQKKFGPSSVLPVWLTLSGMFIWILIFFTRPHKEERFLFPIYPFFCLFGAVTVTEIQKLLHHLFFHGSRHHYSGSSTWFAVSVCVVFSLLSLSRSSALFYGYHAPLDLYVELNHMSSTLEHPFPADRHINLCVGKEWYRFPSSFFLPSERWRLQFIRSEFRGQLPKPYSDATNATKLIPTNMNDMNKEETSRYISVSKCDFLVDLATERQTEREPNFVKRFKEWEVVIKKPFLDADRSHRIFRAFYIPFISSRYTTYVDYVLLRSLQRGEARKKRGKQVKETAI; encoded by the exons ATGGCCGCTCGCAGACAGAAATCATCATCGAGTACAACTGGTTCAAAATCTATTCTCGGCTCTGCAAGGTCAACGGATATTGATTT GGAAAAGAAGTTGGCTTCCTGTGATGATCAGTCTGTGTGGAGTCCAAGACCATATACGATATTCAAACTGCTGTTGTCCGCCAGATTTTGTTCTGCTTTTCTCAGTAATATTTCTGACTGTGATGAAACATTCAACTATTGGGAACCA ATGCATTACTTGACGTTTGGTACTGGTTTTCAAACTTGGGAGTATTCACCAAAGTATGCCATCAGGTCTTATGCATATCTTCTTCTACATGCTATCCCCGGAAAACTGCAAATTCAGTTATTTGAAGCCAATAAG GTACTggtgttttattttcttcgctTTGTTCTGTCAATAATATGCGCAGCCTGTGAGACATATTTTTATAG GGGCATAATGAAACAGTTTGGTAATCACGTTGCCCGGATTGCCATTGTTTTCATGCTTTTTAGCACAGGAATGTTCATTTCTGCCGCTG CATTTCTTCCCAGCACATTTGCAATGTACATGGCATACTTATCATATGGTGGTTGGTTTTCTGGAAATTATGTG GTTGCAGTATTAGCAACTGCGGCTGGTTCGCTGATTGGCTGGCCTTTCAGTGCAGTCCTTGG tGTACCTATTGCTTGGGACATCTTAATGAGACAAGGAAGAGTAGTATATTTTCTAGAATTGTGCCTTATATCATCAATAGTATTTTTG GGACCTTTAGTGTATATAGACTCCTTTTACTATGGCAAGACTGTGATAGCACCATTGAGTATAGTGTTGTACAACGTGTTTGGGAAAGGAGGTCCAACTCTCTATG GTGTGGAGCCATGGACTTTTTACTTTCTAAAtggtttccttaatttcaatgtTGTGTTTCCTCTGGCTCTGTTATCCCTCCCAGTTTGC GTTTTTGTCAAGCTGATAATTGTGCAAACACGGCAAAAGAAAT TTGGACCATCATCTGTTTTACCAGTGTGGCTGACGTTATCAGGAATGTTCATTTGGATTTTAATATTCTTTACCAGACCTCACAAG GAGGAAAGATTTCTGTTTCCAATTTATCCATTTTTCTGTCTGTTTGGAGCTGTTACTGTCACAGAAATACAA AAACTGTTGCATCACCTCTTTTTTCATGGCAGCAGGCATCATTACTCAGGCTCGTCAACATGGTTTGCAGTTTCAGTCTGTGttgtgttttcgttgctgtCTCTTTCCAGATCAAGCGCACTATTTTATG GTTATCATGCCCCTTTGGACCTTTATGTCGAGCTGAATCACATGTCATCCACGCTGGAACATCCTTTTCCTGCAGACAGGCACATTAACCTTTGCGTTGGAAAGGAGTGGTATAGGTTCCCAAGCAGTTTTTTTCTGCCTTCAGAGAG GTGGCGCCTTCAATTCATTCGCTCTGAATTTCGAGGTCAGTTACCAAAGCCTTATAGTGATGCAACAAATGCTACCAAACTAATTCCCACCAACATGAACGATATGAACAAAGAGGAGACTTCAAGATAT ATTTCTGTTTCCAAGTGCGACTTTCTCGTGGATTTAGCCACAGAGAGACAAACAGAGCGTGAGCCAAACTTTGTAAAAAGGTTCAAAGAATGGGAAGTTGTCATTAAAAAGCCTTTTCTAGATGCGGACAG ATCTCACCGCATCTTCAGAGCGTTTTATATTCCCTTCATATCTTCGCGATACACCACTTATGTGGACTACGTCTTACTGAGGTCCCTTCAAAGAGGAGAGGCCAGGAAAAAACGAGGGAAACAGGTGAAGGAAACAGCGATTTGA
- the LOC138028438 gene encoding gamma-glutamylcyclotransferase-like, whose protein sequence is MAAKEVYFAYGSNMNPDRMRERKAFFTSRVGAKLLDYKFSFSFKRPDGYGSGNITPEKNSVVFGALYRLDDGGLDKLDVFEKVKMGCYRREQVTVEASGGEKIEATTYIVTEQFYLQGLVPQRDYLNHCLCGKDILPADYFEMLKSFEKVCGD, encoded by the coding sequence ATGGCAGCCAAGGAGGTTTATTTCGCTTATGGATCCAACATGAATCCGGATAGAATGAGGGAACGGAAAGCCTTCTTTACCTCACGAGTGGGAGCCAAGCTGCTCGACTATAAGTTTAGTTTTTCGTTTAAGAGACCTGATGGTTACGGCTCTGGGAACATCACACCGGAAAAGAATTCGGTAGTGTTTGGAGCTTTGTACAGACTCGACGACGGAGGTTTGGATAAATTAGATGTGTTTGAAAAGGTGAAGATGGGCTGCTATCGGCGAGAACAAGTTACAGTGGAAGCTTCGGGTGGGGAGAAAATTGAAGCAACAACGTACATAGTCACGGAACAATTTTATCTGCAGGGGCTGGTGCCTCAGAGAGATTATTTAAACCACTGTTTGTGTGGGAAAGATATTTTGCCAGCAGATTATTTCGAGATGCTCAAGTCCTTTGAAAAAGTGTGCGGAGACTAG
- the LOC138030234 gene encoding ankyrin repeat domain-containing protein 40-like, giving the protein MADINRELEEKLREMCCIGDEKNARLLVERGVNLNAANAVNGWTPLHWAAKRGHRNIVKYLLQQCVDTKALTGKGETAGQVATDEEIRKMLGEEDNVKLNTEVETLPIVPNYLRNPEFFYARETSENFIDTGKMGFEKGGLMARNQDPSVTCSSMFNRHKSNNAETYTGHVQSLEELVLKLRIADSKDEDFLEVDLDRSNLTFENLVSVCCDELCIEANNIKRIRKLPNTIVRNDKDVKRLLSLQELEVVLKRQTIE; this is encoded by the coding sequence ATGGCGGATATAAACAGAGAATTGGAAGAAAAATTGCGCGAAATGTGCTGTATTGGAGACGAGAAGAATGCTAGACTACTTGTAGAAAGAGGAGTGAATCTTAATGCAGCAAACGCCGTTAACGGGTGGACTCCTTTGCACTGGGCAGCGAAGAGAGGCCATAGAAATATAGTGAAATACCTTCTACAACAGTGTGTTGATACGAAGGCTCTTACAGGGAAAGGCGAAACTGCAGGACAGGTAGCCACTGATGAAGAAATCAGAAAGATGCTAGGAGAAGAAGACAACGTCAAACTGAACACAGAGGTCGAAACTTTGCCGATCGTGCCAAATTATCTTCGAAATCCAGAGTTTTTCTATGCACGGGAAACGTCGGAGAACTTTATAGACACTGGAAAAATGGGATTTGAGAAGGGTGGCCTTATGGCAAGGAACCAAGATCCCTCTGTTACGTGTTCATCTATGTTTAACAGACATAAGAGCAATAATGCAGAAACGTATACAGGACACGTACAATCACTAGAAGAGCTGGTCTTAAAATTACGAATTGCAGATTCGAAGGACGAGGACTTCCTCGAAGTTGATTTGGACAGAAGCAATTTGACATTTGAAAATCTCGTGTCTGTTTGCTGTGATGAGTTATGTATTGAAGCGAACAATATAAAAAGGATCAGAAAATTGCCAAATACTATTGTTAGGAATGACAAGGACGTAAAAAGACTATTATCTTTGCAGGAATTAGAGGTTGTCCTAAAAAGGCAGACAATTGAATAG